A portion of the Nitratidesulfovibrio termitidis HI1 genome contains these proteins:
- a CDS encoding MATE family efflux transporter, with protein sequence MSQHARPQGDDASYGGIWRLTWPQMLMMLFHFLIGFTDVWVAGRIHADVQAAIGLVSQCLFFLLVVAVAGASAGVAAVSQALGAGLLPRARRYVGMVLAGGCTVGVGIMLLGFATSESFLRLLQVPEQIMPVTAYFWKVYLLGLPANYLFTITGAVFRARKRMIAPLLSMVAVCAVNAVADLGFGLGLWGLPAYGYVGVAWATFASVTAGAVLNLAMLARDRELLQRASFPPLRWMRCGAPYLFRVAAPAAGLQIMWNLGYLVLFSITASLPMGSVVALAGMTAGMRVESIIFLPAFAFNMTASVLVGHLLGAGRKPEAVRVSLRLLGIGCASMTVFAALLWPWAADIAAWLAPEPAVAAQTVSYLRYNLVSIPFTVASMTLGGVMTGAGATLYSFLVYGSATWFVRLPLAWVMGHVVWRDAAGIFLAMFVSQVFQSSVMLWLFCTRDWSRFSMIRRNGRKAAPQGAASHDRQ encoded by the coding sequence ATGTCGCAACACGCGCGCCCGCAGGGCGACGACGCTTCCTATGGCGGCATCTGGCGGCTGACATGGCCCCAGATGCTGATGATGCTCTTCCACTTCCTCATCGGGTTCACCGACGTGTGGGTGGCAGGGCGCATCCATGCCGACGTGCAGGCCGCCATCGGCCTTGTCTCGCAGTGTCTGTTCTTTCTGCTGGTGGTGGCGGTGGCCGGCGCCAGCGCCGGGGTGGCCGCCGTCAGCCAGGCGCTGGGGGCGGGCCTGCTGCCCCGTGCCCGGCGCTACGTGGGCATGGTGCTGGCTGGGGGCTGTACGGTGGGCGTGGGCATCATGCTGCTGGGCTTCGCCACCAGCGAATCCTTCCTGCGCCTGCTGCAGGTGCCAGAGCAGATCATGCCGGTCACCGCGTACTTCTGGAAGGTGTACCTGCTGGGCCTGCCCGCCAACTACCTGTTCACCATCACCGGGGCGGTGTTCCGCGCCCGCAAGCGCATGATCGCGCCGCTGCTGTCCATGGTGGCGGTGTGCGCCGTCAATGCCGTGGCGGACCTGGGTTTCGGCCTTGGCCTGTGGGGCCTGCCCGCCTACGGCTACGTCGGGGTGGCCTGGGCCACCTTTGCTTCCGTCACCGCCGGGGCCGTGCTGAACCTGGCCATGCTGGCCCGCGACCGCGAACTGCTGCAACGTGCCTCGTTTCCCCCCTTGCGCTGGATGCGGTGCGGCGCGCCCTACCTGTTCCGGGTGGCCGCCCCCGCTGCCGGGCTGCAGATCATGTGGAACCTCGGCTACCTGGTGCTGTTTTCCATCACCGCTTCGCTGCCCATGGGCAGCGTGGTGGCCCTTGCGGGCATGACGGCGGGCATGCGCGTGGAATCGATCATCTTTCTGCCTGCCTTCGCCTTTAACATGACCGCATCGGTGCTGGTGGGCCATCTGCTGGGCGCGGGTCGCAAGCCGGAGGCCGTCCGGGTCAGCCTGCGCCTTCTGGGCATCGGCTGCGCCTCCATGACCGTCTTCGCGGCGCTGCTGTGGCCATGGGCAGCAGACATCGCCGCCTGGCTGGCCCCGGAGCCCGCCGTGGCGGCGCAGACCGTGAGCTATCTGCGCTACAACCTTGTCTCCATCCCCTTCACCGTGGCCAGCATGACCCTTGGCGGGGTCATGACCGGCGCGGGCGCCACCCTGTACTCCTTTCTGGTGTACGGTTCGGCCACCTGGTTCGTGCGGCTGCCGCTGGCATGGGTCATGGGCCATGTGGTGTGGCGCGATGCGGCGGGGATATTTCTTGCCATGTTCGTTTCCCAGGTGTTCCAGTCTTCTGTCATGCTGTGGTTGTTCTGTACGCGTGACTGGAGCCGGTTCAGCATGATCAGGCGCAATGGCCGCAAGGCCGCGCCACAAGGAGCTGCCTCGCATGACCGACAGTGA
- a CDS encoding beta-ketoacyl-[acyl-carrier-protein] synthase family protein, with the protein MYPLDPIPFPPRRVVITGAGAFTPLGHTPQDMANAIREGHSPFRHATALPGTACTPVPDFDAAAATGRWRHRRYLSRGGQLALAAALVATRQAGYACDDGTGETGVTGNIDTATGDGGAHLPPCLPDDTALVAASGPNMDVGADFPAACAPRSVGNTATSGPKLSDLEHPDLDALWMLRWLPNTAASAVAMRCGVRGEGLVLGTACAASLQAVGEAARRVRWGLAPAALAVGGDSRLSEGGLLGYARAGAIQRDLDPADADAPHAACRPFDITRRGFVPGEGGAAFMLEPLDTARARGATPLAEVLGMGATLDGHALTAPEPDARRAEAAVRGALAEAGLTPADVHWVAAHGTGTALNDAAEIRLLERVFADAGHTPAVTAVKSWTGHCASACGAVELAVLLACAADGFLPPVRNLTTPESARLDFVRQSRPLPTSGNNQHAAGHHGGSIGLLLNFGFGGQNAALVVRL; encoded by the coding sequence ATGTACCCACTTGATCCAATTCCCTTTCCTCCCCGCCGCGTGGTCATCACCGGCGCGGGCGCATTCACCCCACTGGGGCACACCCCGCAGGACATGGCAAACGCCATCCGCGAGGGGCACAGTCCGTTCCGCCATGCCACGGCCCTGCCCGGTACGGCCTGCACCCCGGTGCCGGACTTCGACGCCGCAGCGGCCACCGGACGCTGGCGGCACCGCCGCTATCTTTCGCGCGGAGGGCAACTGGCCCTTGCCGCCGCCCTGGTCGCCACCCGGCAGGCCGGGTACGCCTGTGACGACGGAACCGGAGAAACGGGGGTAACGGGCAACATCGACACGGCAACGGGCGACGGCGGCGCGCATCTCCCGCCCTGCCTTCCGGACGACACCGCACTGGTGGCCGCCAGTGGTCCCAACATGGACGTGGGGGCAGACTTTCCCGCCGCATGCGCACCGCGTTCAGTTGGTAACACCGCAACATCCGGCCCGAAACTCTCCGATCTGGAACATCCCGACCTGGACGCCCTGTGGATGCTGCGCTGGCTGCCCAACACCGCCGCCTCCGCCGTGGCCATGCGTTGCGGCGTCCGGGGCGAAGGGCTGGTGCTGGGCACGGCCTGCGCCGCCTCGTTGCAGGCCGTGGGCGAGGCCGCCCGGCGGGTGCGCTGGGGTCTTGCCCCGGCGGCGCTGGCCGTGGGCGGCGATTCGCGCCTGTCGGAGGGGGGACTGCTGGGCTACGCCCGCGCCGGGGCCATCCAGCGCGATCTGGACCCCGCCGACGCCGACGCCCCGCATGCAGCCTGCCGCCCCTTCGACATCACCCGGCGCGGCTTCGTCCCCGGCGAGGGGGGCGCGGCCTTCATGCTGGAACCGCTGGATACGGCACGGGCACGCGGAGCCACCCCGCTGGCCGAAGTGCTGGGCATGGGCGCCACGCTGGACGGCCATGCCCTGACCGCACCGGAACCCGACGCCCGCCGGGCCGAAGCCGCCGTGCGCGGTGCGCTGGCCGAGGCTGGCCTGACGCCCGCTGACGTGCACTGGGTCGCAGCCCACGGCACCGGCACCGCCCTCAACGACGCGGCGGAAATCCGCCTGCTGGAACGGGTGTTCGCCGACGCGGGGCACACGCCCGCCGTCACCGCCGTGAAGTCGTGGACCGGGCACTGCGCCTCGGCCTGCGGCGCGGTGGAACTGGCGGTGCTGCTGGCCTGCGCGGCGGACGGCTTTCTGCCGCCGGTGCGCAACCTGACCACGCCGGAAAGCGCGCGACTGGATTTCGTGCGTCAATCGCGTCCCCTGCCCACTTCCGGCAACAACCAGCACGCGGCGGGCCACCACGGCGGCTCCATCGGCCTGCTGCTCAATTTCGGCTTTGGCGGGCAGAACGCCGCACTGGTGGTGCGGCTGTGA
- a CDS encoding acyl carrier protein produces MPSHDTADARDMPAIASEIAALVAPIFDVDAATLSPDTRLMADLPCESIDLLEIGAGLNRRFAIPVRDAAAFLTDLRIHVLEAERNGEAPEARLAREYPHLSDARVAEVLAAVRVPGAPPVLTIGDVAAYVAWSLTRNARR; encoded by the coding sequence ATGCCTTCCCACGATACCGCAGACGCACGGGACATGCCCGCCATCGCATCGGAAATTGCCGCGCTGGTGGCCCCCATCTTCGACGTGGACGCCGCCACCCTGTCGCCAGACACCCGGCTGATGGCCGACCTGCCCTGCGAGTCCATCGACCTGCTGGAAATCGGCGCGGGGCTGAACCGCCGCTTCGCCATTCCGGTGCGCGACGCCGCAGCCTTTCTTACCGACCTGCGCATCCACGTGCTGGAGGCCGAGCGTAACGGCGAAGCACCCGAAGCCCGACTGGCGCGGGAATACCCGCACCTGTCCGACGCGCGCGTGGCAGAGGTGCTGGCAGCCGTGCGCGTGCCCGGCGCGCCCCCGGTGCTGACCATCGGCGACGTGGCGGCGTACGTGGCGTGGTCCCTGACGCGGAACGCGCGACGTTAG
- the bioA gene encoding adenosylmethionine--8-amino-7-oxononanoate transaminase codes for MSERTTDTGAPEAASTAPAPTDATLRLRALDKAHVWHPFTQMRDWLAADPLIIAAAEGNRLMDTDGASYLDGVSSLWTNVHGHRHPRLDAAVRAQLDKVAHTTLLGLGSEPSIELAARLAAIAPQGLTRVFYSDSGSTSVEVALKIAFQFHRQAPSQLGGDARRTRFLSLRNAYHGDTVGAVALGGMALFHSIYAPLLFDTVKAESPHCYRCPFGRQAGACERECITHMETLFARHGHELCAAVVEPLVQGAAGMLLQPPGWLRRVRELCDEYGVFLVADEVAVGFGKTGTLFACEQEGVTPDFLCLAKGISGGYLPLAATLATERVHDGFLARHEELRTFFHGHTYTGNPLACAAAIASLDVFEEERVMERLQPKIARLAARLETLRDLPHVGDIRQRGVMTGIEMVRNRDTKESYDLAQRIGHRVTLEARRRGVIIRPLGDVMVLMPPLSITEDEIDLLVDVTGEAIRAVTERRATGGLGGLGGLDGLNGLDMPDGPGGLPPLPGVA; via the coding sequence ATGAGCGAACGGACGACGGATACCGGCGCGCCCGAAGCGGCCAGCACCGCCCCCGCCCCAACGGACGCCACCCTGCGCCTGCGCGCGCTGGACAAGGCCCACGTGTGGCATCCCTTCACCCAGATGCGCGACTGGCTGGCGGCGGACCCGCTGATCATCGCCGCCGCCGAGGGCAACCGGCTCATGGACACCGACGGCGCATCCTACCTGGACGGCGTATCCTCGCTGTGGACCAACGTGCATGGTCATCGTCACCCCCGGCTGGACGCGGCCGTCCGGGCGCAGTTGGACAAGGTGGCCCACACCACCCTGCTGGGCCTTGGCAGCGAACCGTCCATAGAACTGGCGGCACGCCTTGCCGCCATCGCCCCGCAGGGGCTGACGCGGGTGTTCTATTCCGACAGCGGGTCGACATCAGTAGAAGTCGCGCTGAAGATCGCCTTCCAGTTCCACCGCCAGGCCCCGTCGCAACTGGGCGGCGACGCCCGGCGCACCCGCTTTCTCAGCCTGCGCAATGCCTACCACGGCGACACAGTGGGGGCCGTGGCCCTGGGCGGCATGGCCCTGTTCCATTCCATCTACGCGCCCCTGCTGTTCGACACGGTGAAGGCAGAAAGTCCGCACTGCTACCGCTGCCCCTTCGGGCGGCAGGCCGGGGCGTGCGAGCGGGAATGCATCACCCACATGGAAACGCTGTTCGCCCGGCACGGCCACGAACTGTGCGCCGCCGTGGTGGAACCGCTGGTGCAGGGCGCGGCGGGCATGCTGTTGCAGCCGCCCGGCTGGCTGCGCCGGGTGCGCGAACTGTGCGACGAGTACGGGGTATTCCTGGTGGCGGACGAGGTGGCCGTGGGCTTCGGCAAGACCGGCACCCTGTTCGCCTGCGAGCAGGAAGGGGTGACGCCGGACTTCCTGTGCCTGGCCAAGGGCATTTCCGGCGGCTATCTGCCGCTGGCCGCCACCCTGGCCACCGAGCGGGTGCACGACGGATTTCTGGCCCGCCACGAGGAATTGCGCACCTTCTTCCACGGCCACACATACACCGGCAACCCTCTGGCCTGCGCGGCGGCCATCGCCTCGCTGGACGTATTCGAGGAAGAACGGGTGATGGAACGGCTGCAACCGAAAATCGCCCGGCTGGCCGCGCGGCTGGAAACGTTGCGCGACCTGCCCCACGTGGGGGACATCCGCCAGCGCGGGGTCATGACCGGCATCGAGATGGTGCGGAACCGCGATACGAAGGAAAGTTACGACCTGGCCCAACGCATTGGTCATCGGGTGACCCTGGAGGCACGGCGGCGCGGGGTGATCATCCGCCCGCTGGGCGACGTGATGGTGCTCATGCCGCCGCTGTCCATCACCGAGGACGAGATCGACCTGCTGGTGGATGTCACGGGCGAGGCCATCCGCGCGGTGACCGAACGCAGGGCGACAGGCGGACTGGGTGGACTGGGTGGACTGGACGGGCTGAACGGGCTGGATATGCCGGATGGACCGGGCGGGCTGCCGCCCTTGCCGGGGGTGGCATGA
- a CDS encoding SDR family NAD(P)-dependent oxidoreductase: MVAAAGFPSPLRGPVLIAGGSCELGLALGATLTADGMAVALTARDAPGAARIRAALPEATILRLQARGPERDAAGRDFSTPPALEGADAEDDTPETLPERARAALGEAPRLFVDLLHSRFECLLAGADPADIDLWAARDIAFRARLLRAVSRSMLAARDGRCVFVSSSAAERAAPGQGYYAAAKLAGEALYRAVGVELAPRGVTACSLRLGWLEAGRGGPFLRARPADATLPPTGRTVTVAEAVHTLRFLLSAPATAINATTLTCDGGFGALKPGC; encoded by the coding sequence ATGGTAGCCGCCGCCGGATTCCCCTCTCCCCTGCGCGGCCCCGTGCTCATCGCCGGCGGCTCGTGCGAACTGGGGTTGGCCCTCGGGGCGACGCTGACCGCCGACGGCATGGCCGTGGCCCTCACCGCGCGCGATGCCCCGGGCGCGGCGCGCATCCGCGCGGCCCTGCCGGAAGCGACGATACTGCGCCTGCAGGCGCGCGGGCCGGAACGGGACGCCGCCGGACGGGATTTCAGCACGCCGCCTGCACTCGAAGGTGCGGACGCCGAAGACGACACCCCGGAAACCCTGCCCGAACGCGCCCGTGCCGCGCTGGGGGAAGCGCCCCGGCTGTTCGTGGACCTGCTGCACTCGCGCTTCGAATGCCTGCTGGCCGGGGCGGACCCCGCTGACATCGACCTGTGGGCAGCGCGCGACATCGCCTTCCGCGCCCGACTGCTGCGGGCCGTCAGCCGTTCCATGCTGGCCGCGCGCGACGGGCGGTGCGTGTTCGTCTCGTCCTCCGCCGCAGAGCGGGCTGCACCGGGGCAGGGATACTACGCCGCCGCCAAGCTGGCGGGGGAGGCCCTGTACCGCGCCGTGGGCGTGGAACTGGCCCCGCGCGGGGTCACCGCCTGTTCCCTGCGCCTGGGCTGGCTGGAGGCGGGCCGGGGCGGGCCCTTCCTGCGCGCGCGCCCTGCCGACGCCACCCTGCCGCCCACCGGGCGCACCGTAACGGTTGCCGAGGCCGTGCATACCCTGCGCTTTCTGCTGTCCGCCCCGGCCACGGCCATCAACGCCACCACCCTGACCTGCGACGGCGGTTTCGGCGCGCTGAAGCCGGGCTGCTGA
- a CDS encoding biotin--[acetyl-CoA-carboxylase] ligase — MLREAGGNWRSGEDLSRQLGVSRAAVAKHVRTLRGEGHQIEAMTRRGYRMLAEADVLTVDGVRQGLRTRCFGQGDFVLHEITGSTNREAALLALSGAAEGAVVAASAQTAGRGRAGRAWASPAGVGVYVSLVLRPRLAPQAAPLVTLMTAVAVAEAVAEVTGLAPRAKWPNDVLLHGRKVSGNLTEVALVADTVSHVVTGAGINVNTRVEDLPEDLRGKSTSLAAELGRTVSRVEVLRAFLERAEHWYAALREGDPGPVIARWKELSAIVGTPLRVGTPHGVVEGLVADVDPDGLLRLVDAEGREHRLHAGDVIDSRP; from the coding sequence ATGTTGCGCGAAGCGGGCGGCAACTGGCGTTCGGGAGAGGATCTTTCGCGGCAGCTTGGCGTCAGCCGGGCCGCCGTGGCCAAGCACGTGCGGACGCTGCGCGGTGAAGGGCACCAGATCGAGGCCATGACCCGCCGGGGCTACCGGATGCTGGCCGAGGCGGACGTGCTGACCGTCGACGGGGTCCGCCAGGGGCTGCGCACCCGTTGTTTCGGGCAGGGCGATTTTGTCCTGCACGAAATCACCGGCTCCACCAACCGCGAGGCCGCATTGCTGGCTTTGAGCGGGGCCGCCGAAGGCGCCGTGGTGGCGGCATCGGCCCAGACCGCCGGTCGCGGTCGCGCCGGTCGGGCCTGGGCATCGCCCGCCGGGGTGGGGGTGTACGTTTCGCTGGTGCTGCGACCCCGCCTTGCCCCGCAGGCCGCGCCGCTGGTCACCCTGATGACCGCCGTGGCCGTGGCCGAGGCGGTGGCCGAGGTCACCGGCCTTGCCCCGCGCGCCAAATGGCCCAACGACGTGCTGCTGCATGGCCGCAAGGTGTCGGGCAACCTGACCGAGGTGGCGCTGGTGGCCGACACGGTGTCCCACGTGGTCACCGGCGCGGGCATCAACGTGAATACCCGTGTGGAGGATCTGCCCGAAGACCTGCGCGGCAAGTCCACCTCACTGGCGGCGGAGCTGGGCCGCACCGTGTCGCGGGTGGAAGTGCTGCGCGCCTTTCTGGAGCGCGCGGAGCACTGGTACGCCGCCCTGCGCGAGGGCGACCCCGGCCCGGTCATCGCCCGCTGGAAGGAGCTTTCCGCCATCGTCGGCACCCCCTTGCGGGTGGGCACGCCGCACGGCGTGGTGGAGGGGTTGGTGGCCGATGTCGATCCCGATGGTCTGCTGCGCCTGGTGGACGCCGAGGGGCGCGAACATCGCCTGCATGCGGGTGATGTCATTGACAGCAGGCCGTAA
- the bioB gene encoding biotin synthase BioB produces MNPLLERLCARLSDTIPPGTETPYASPGHARTTEALLPGITGEEALAVARLPASDILDILAVAQAVRSARKGPLATTCGIVNAKSGRCGEDCAFCAQSSHHDTGAPVHALLGPDALLRHAEELARAGVRRFGIVTSGNALTEREFDAVCLAARLLRDRVDIGLCASLGQLVSGAAKSENRGERARRLKDAGISSYHHNLETARSFFPQVCTTHPYDDDIATVREAAGAGLRTCCGGILGLGETWEHRVELALTLRELDVDSIPLNFLHPIPGTRMGHRSPLPPMEALRAISIFRLLHPQRDILVCGGRETTLGQWQSWVFAAGANGLMVGNYLTTAGRALADDMDMLTTLGVGKTADNDGEVRA; encoded by the coding sequence ATGAACCCCCTGCTGGAACGTCTGTGCGCGCGCCTTTCGGACACCATTCCCCCCGGAACGGAAACTCCGTACGCATCGCCAGGCCACGCCCGAACGACGGAAGCCCTCCTGCCCGGCATCACCGGAGAAGAGGCGCTCGCCGTGGCGCGGCTGCCCGCGTCCGACATCCTGGACATCCTGGCCGTGGCGCAGGCAGTGCGTTCGGCCCGCAAGGGGCCGCTGGCGACCACCTGCGGCATCGTCAACGCAAAGTCGGGCCGGTGCGGCGAGGATTGCGCCTTCTGCGCCCAGTCGTCGCACCACGACACGGGCGCTCCGGTGCATGCACTGCTCGGCCCCGACGCGTTGCTGCGCCATGCGGAGGAACTGGCCCGCGCGGGGGTGCGCCGCTTCGGCATCGTGACCAGCGGCAACGCCCTTACGGAACGGGAGTTCGACGCGGTCTGCCTGGCGGCGCGCCTGTTGCGCGACCGTGTGGACATCGGCCTGTGCGCCTCTCTGGGGCAACTCGTCTCCGGCGCCGCCAAGAGCGAAAACCGGGGAGAACGAGCCCGCCGCCTGAAGGACGCAGGCATTTCCAGCTACCACCACAATCTTGAAACGGCCAGAAGTTTTTTCCCGCAGGTATGTACCACGCACCCTTACGACGACGACATCGCCACCGTGCGTGAAGCCGCAGGGGCAGGGCTGCGCACCTGTTGCGGCGGCATCCTTGGCCTTGGCGAAACGTGGGAACACCGCGTGGAACTGGCCCTGACCCTGCGTGAACTGGACGTGGACTCCATCCCGCTGAACTTCCTGCATCCCATTCCGGGCACACGGATGGGACACCGCAGTCCGTTGCCGCCCATGGAGGCCTTGCGGGCCATCTCCATATTCCGGCTGCTGCACCCGCAACGGGACATCCTGGTGTGCGGCGGGCGCGAGACGACCCTGGGCCAATGGCAATCGTGGGTGTTCGCCGCCGGGGCCAACGGCCTGATGGTGGGCAATTACCTGACCACGGCGGGCCGGGCCCTTGCCGACGACATGGACATGCTGACCACGCTGGGCGTGGGTAAAACTGCCGACAACGACGGGGAGGTGCGGGCATGA
- a CDS encoding aminotransferase class I/II-fold pyridoxal phosphate-dependent enzyme — protein MADQNRLTDARLTDARLTDARLTGPEPSGTDLSGATPAAAPHPAPSGLLAARLALRVEELHAAGLGRSALQLDGLPAPARAATPGSTHRTSAGQSPSPALVHVQGRPLLHFAGNDYLGLAADEAWRATVADCFARHAPSGTASRLAAGHTALAAEAEAAWADYFGYAECLFLPSGYQANLALLWGLLGHGDAVFLDRRVHASMAHALPPTGARLHTHRHADMGDLSRRLAAWRHNSDNGRGGNDGPPACGTACAPQPVILAESLYSMDGTLPDMARLSVVAREHGAFVVVDEAHAFGALGTGGRGRAHGVADVAVGTLGKALGLFGAFLLLPRGTRNALENLASPLIHSTALPEAHAACCLALLDLLPRLDDRRHHLAALGAALRTGLRDEGVPVREGAHVVCVDVGDEERCTRLAARLRTPEDDGPGVLALAARHPTVGRGAAMLRLGLTALHRVDDVARCVDLLARAWKEEEEGKRGAAPDPAAPDSEANTAGSTPGEQS, from the coding sequence ATGGCTGACCAGAACCGCCTGACCGACGCCCGCCTGACCGACGCCCGCCTGACCGACGCCCGCCTGACCGGCCCTGAACCGTCTGGCACTGACCTGTCTGGCGCTACGCCCGCCGCCGCGCCGCATCCGGCCCCTTCCGGCCTGCTGGCCGCACGTCTGGCACTGCGCGTTGAGGAACTGCACGCCGCAGGGCTTGGCCGCAGCGCACTGCAACTGGACGGACTGCCCGCCCCGGCGCGCGCGGCCACGCCCGGTTCCACTCACCGCACCAGCGCAGGGCAGTCGCCATCCCCGGCGCTGGTGCACGTGCAGGGCCGTCCGCTGCTCCATTTCGCGGGCAACGATTACCTCGGCCTTGCCGCCGACGAGGCGTGGCGGGCCACGGTGGCCGACTGCTTCGCGCGGCATGCGCCCTCGGGCACGGCCTCGCGCCTTGCCGCCGGGCACACCGCCCTGGCGGCGGAAGCCGAGGCCGCCTGGGCCGACTACTTCGGCTATGCCGAATGCCTGTTCCTGCCCAGCGGGTATCAGGCCAACCTGGCCCTGTTATGGGGCTTGCTGGGCCATGGCGATGCCGTGTTCCTGGACCGCCGGGTGCACGCCAGCATGGCCCACGCCCTGCCCCCCACCGGGGCGCGCCTGCATACCCACCGCCATGCGGACATGGGCGACCTGTCGCGCCGTCTGGCCGCGTGGCGGCACAACAGCGACAATGGCAGGGGCGGCAACGACGGCCCTCCCGCCTGCGGGACGGCCTGCGCGCCCCAGCCCGTGATCCTGGCCGAATCGTTGTACAGCATGGACGGTACCCTGCCGGACATGGCGCGCCTGAGCGTCGTGGCCCGCGAGCACGGGGCCTTTGTCGTCGTGGACGAGGCGCACGCCTTCGGCGCCCTGGGCACGGGCGGGCGCGGGCGGGCGCACGGCGTGGCCGACGTGGCCGTGGGCACGCTGGGCAAGGCGCTGGGGCTGTTCGGGGCGTTCCTGCTGCTGCCGCGCGGCACCCGGAACGCGCTGGAAAACCTGGCCTCGCCACTGATCCACTCCACCGCCCTGCCGGAGGCGCACGCCGCCTGCTGCCTGGCCCTGCTGGACCTGCTGCCCCGACTGGATGACCGCCGCCACCACCTTGCCGCACTGGGCGCGGCCCTGCGCACCGGATTGCGTGATGAAGGGGTGCCCGTACGCGAGGGCGCACATGTGGTCTGCGTGGACGTGGGCGACGAGGAACGCTGCACCCGCCTTGCGGCAAGGCTGCGCACTCCGGAGGACGACGGCCCCGGCGTGCTGGCCCTGGCGGCGCGCCATCCCACCGTGGGGCGTGGCGCAGCGATGTTGCGTCTGGGGCTTACCGCCCTGCATCGGGTGGACGACGTAGCCCGCTGCGTGGACCTGCTCGCCCGTGCGTGGAAGGAAGAAGAGGAAGGGAAGCGGGGCGCTGCACCGGACCCCGCTGCCCCCGATTCGGAGGCGAACACCGCTGGCAGCACGCCTGGAGAACAATCATGA
- the bioD gene encoding dethiobiotin synthase yields the protein MNAMNIPASRALFVVGTDTGVGKTVVSMLLLRELFARGERPFYAKPMQTGCKTPYDTDSDAAFVYRHVPELAGRDPAEAVGWCFAAPKAPLHAARDEMRGVETEDLVRSLACLRSEHASLVLEGAGGLMVPFTPEALCIDCIRAADARPVLVARAGLGTVNHTLLSVEALVRRGMEPAGIVFVHTKERSASPDLVQDNMEAVAMLSGFPVSGMVPPIENLLHPPDAAFAPLRRMLDVLDGVVIS from the coding sequence ATGAACGCAATGAACATCCCCGCCTCCCGCGCCCTGTTCGTAGTGGGCACGGACACGGGTGTGGGCAAGACGGTGGTTTCGATGCTGCTGCTGCGCGAACTGTTTGCGCGGGGAGAGCGGCCCTTCTACGCCAAGCCCATGCAGACCGGGTGCAAGACCCCGTACGACACGGACAGCGATGCGGCCTTCGTGTACCGGCACGTTCCTGAACTGGCCGGGCGCGACCCGGCGGAAGCGGTGGGGTGGTGTTTTGCGGCGCCTAAGGCTCCGCTCCACGCCGCGCGGGACGAAATGCGCGGCGTGGAGACGGAAGACCTGGTGCGCAGTCTGGCATGTCTGCGCAGTGAACACGCCTCTCTGGTCCTCGAAGGCGCGGGCGGCCTGATGGTGCCGTTCACGCCGGAGGCCCTGTGCATCGACTGCATCCGGGCCGCCGACGCCCGTCCCGTGCTGGTGGCTCGGGCGGGACTGGGCACCGTGAACCACACGCTCCTCTCGGTGGAGGCGCTGGTCCGGAGAGGGATGGAACCGGCAGGGATCGTTTTCGTTCACACCAAGGAACGTTCCGCATCCCCGGACCTTGTGCAGGACAACATGGAGGCGGTAGCCATGCTGTCCGGTTTTCCGGTGAGCGGCATGGTGCCGCCCATCGAAAATCTGCTGCATCCGCCCGACGCCGCCTTTGCGCCCTTGCGGCGCATGCTCGACGTACTGGACGGGGTGGTAATTAGCTAA